From Halopelagius inordinatus, a single genomic window includes:
- a CDS encoding helix-turn-helix domain-containing protein, with protein MRYLTVVVKPDDGRAFHPLGKELTDDPAIERRAIHHIELLDDDTVLLFAEASGSKERYKQIMEESPHVVSYLTAGDDRWMAVSQFDPTEAVRRSLELQRESLLVIETPIHFTSDDNLKVTYLGTEDTFRKLYEYAEDVEHLTFDILKMGDYEADESSFDRMITSRQEEVLEAAVDLGYYSEPRQASLEDIGEVIGISPGTVGEHLRKAEERVFTELVH; from the coding sequence ATGCGATATCTCACGGTGGTAGTCAAACCAGACGATGGGAGGGCGTTCCATCCCCTCGGGAAGGAACTGACGGACGACCCGGCTATCGAACGGAGAGCGATCCATCACATCGAACTGCTCGACGACGATACTGTACTCCTATTTGCCGAGGCAAGCGGCAGTAAGGAACGCTACAAACAGATCATGGAGGAATCCCCGCACGTCGTCAGTTATCTCACCGCCGGAGATGACCGGTGGATGGCTGTGAGTCAATTCGACCCGACAGAGGCGGTTCGCCGGTCCCTCGAACTACAACGAGAATCGCTTCTGGTGATCGAGACTCCCATTCACTTCACGTCCGACGATAACCTCAAAGTCACGTACCTGGGGACCGAGGATACGTTCAGAAAACTGTACGAATACGCCGAGGACGTGGAGCATCTCACGTTCGATATCCTCAAGATGGGTGATTACGAAGCCGACGAATCCTCGTTCGACCGGATGATCACGTCGAGGCAAGAGGAAGTACTCGAAGCAGCAGTCGATCTGGGGTACTACAGCGAACCTCGCCAAGCGTCCCTCGAAGACATCGGCGAGGTCATCGGTATCTCTCCCGGAACGGTCGGTGAGCACCTTCGGAAAGCCGAAGAACGTGTGTTCACCGAACTCGTGCATTGA
- a CDS encoding DUF7562 family protein, producing MWGGDSGRQVTCIACGETLDREDAREYDKHGDRWDREGKRFEYLCKSCHRECCQQSRDGLEEMLVAADAGRTDRGTFLRRFCESTTDNESLD from the coding sequence CTGTGGGGCGGCGACTCCGGCCGACAGGTAACGTGTATCGCCTGCGGCGAGACGCTCGACCGCGAAGACGCACGCGAGTACGACAAACACGGTGACCGCTGGGACCGCGAGGGAAAGCGGTTCGAGTACCTCTGTAAATCCTGCCATCGCGAGTGCTGCCAGCAGAGTCGCGACGGACTCGAAGAGATGCTCGTGGCGGCCGACGCCGGCCGAACCGACCGCGGGACGTTCCTCAGACGGTTCTGCGAGTCGACGACCGACAACGAGAGCCTCGACTGA
- a CDS encoding NADH-quinone oxidoreductase subunit D produces MQRQNRSTANRFVNGVVTALPDDAIVGRTSHRNAPAVVVRADRVRTVLSTLRSEAGLDHCSCVTAQEYDTHFETVYHLTSYDDRTRELSVVVPTTKDDPVSESAAPVYRTAEWHEREAYDLVGIEYEGHPDLRRILLPETWQGHPLRADYDQNQPQVATLREHANPIRDDSRQGDTMFLNIGPHHPSTHGVLHVEAVLDGEQVADVEPDLGYIHRCEEQMCQRGTYRHQIMPYPDRWDWGGAGLLNEWAYARVIEDLADIDVPEYAQVIRTMSAELSRILSHLLATAMYALDVSGEFTATFMYGFRDREIVQELLESLTGQRMMFNYFRVGGVVWDIPEPRQEFFEDVRAFTNALPRKLEEYHNLLTGNEIFQARCVDTGELPPEVAKQYGATGPVARGSGIDYDLRRDDPYGYYDRLDWDVVTEGGCDNFARVLVRLREIEESAAIVEQCVDLLEDWPTERRVCRADVPRTLKPSGECYRAVEGAKGELGIYIRADGTETPARFKIRGPSFSNLSALPAMARGEYIPDLVATLGSLDTIMGEVDR; encoded by the coding sequence ATGCAACGGCAAAATCGCTCGACCGCCAACCGGTTCGTGAACGGGGTGGTCACGGCCCTCCCCGACGACGCCATCGTCGGCCGTACGTCACACAGAAACGCTCCCGCAGTCGTGGTCCGGGCCGACCGAGTCCGGACGGTCCTTTCGACACTTCGCTCCGAGGCGGGGCTCGACCACTGCTCGTGTGTGACCGCCCAAGAGTACGACACCCACTTCGAGACGGTGTATCACCTCACCAGCTACGACGACCGGACGCGCGAGTTGTCCGTCGTCGTCCCGACGACCAAGGACGATCCGGTCAGCGAGTCGGCTGCCCCCGTCTACCGGACAGCCGAGTGGCACGAACGGGAGGCCTACGACCTCGTGGGTATCGAATACGAGGGACATCCGGACCTCCGGCGCATTCTGCTTCCGGAGACGTGGCAGGGCCACCCGCTCCGGGCAGACTACGACCAGAACCAGCCTCAAGTCGCAACGCTGCGCGAGCACGCCAACCCTATCAGGGACGACAGTCGGCAGGGGGACACGATGTTTCTCAACATCGGACCCCACCACCCGTCGACCCACGGTGTACTCCACGTGGAGGCGGTCCTCGACGGCGAGCAGGTGGCGGACGTCGAACCGGACCTCGGCTACATCCACCGGTGTGAAGAGCAGATGTGCCAGCGGGGAACCTACCGCCACCAGATCATGCCCTATCCCGACCGCTGGGATTGGGGTGGAGCGGGCCTGCTCAACGAGTGGGCCTACGCTCGCGTCATCGAGGACCTGGCCGATATCGACGTCCCCGAGTACGCCCAAGTCATCCGGACGATGAGCGCCGAACTGTCGCGTATTCTCTCGCACCTGCTAGCTACTGCGATGTACGCTTTGGACGTCAGTGGCGAGTTCACCGCGACTTTTATGTACGGTTTCCGCGACCGAGAGATCGTCCAAGAGCTCCTGGAGAGCCTAACCGGCCAGCGGATGATGTTCAACTACTTCCGTGTCGGCGGGGTCGTCTGGGACATCCCCGAACCGCGACAGGAGTTCTTCGAGGACGTGCGTGCGTTCACAAACGCCCTCCCACGGAAGTTAGAAGAGTATCACAACCTGCTCACCGGCAACGAGATCTTCCAAGCTCGCTGCGTTGACACCGGTGAACTGCCCCCGGAAGTCGCAAAGCAGTACGGGGCCACTGGCCCGGTCGCTCGCGGCTCCGGCATCGACTACGACCTCCGGCGCGATGACCCGTACGGCTACTACGACCGTTTGGACTGGGACGTCGTCACAGAAGGTGGGTGCGACAACTTCGCCCGCGTACTCGTTCGCCTGCGGGAAATCGAGGAGTCGGCAGCCATCGTCGAACAGTGCGTCGATCTGCTCGAAGACTGGCCGACCGAGAGGCGCGTCTGCCGGGCCGACGTTCCGCGGACGCTGAAACCCTCTGGCGAGTGCTACAGAGCAGTCGAGGGTGCCAAGGGCGAACTCGGGATCTACATCCGTGCCGACGGTACCGAGACACCCGCCCGGTTCAAGATCCGCGGGCCGTCGTTCTCGAATCTGTCGGCGTTGCCGGCGATGGCGAGGGGTGAGTACATCCCCGACCTCGTCGCGACCCTCGGGAGCCTCGATACCATCATGGGGGAGGTGGACCGGTGA
- a CDS encoding alpha/beta fold hydrolase, which produces MSVTKSPSAGDTAITTDASLLTDRDVESTYRDVNGVQLHVVAAGDPDAPLVVLLHGHPDFWYGWREQIRSLVDAGLRVVVPDQRGCNLSEAPDGIDAYRQSELVADVRDLIHSEGRESAHVVGHDFGGFVAWKVALRHPSLVDRLGVLNVPHPTVYRDTLRSSPRQIARSWYVWFYQVPRLPEWMLARNDMANMVDSLEITSNPGTFTEETITKYKAAWRHTGIAPRIDWYRGFRRSENPPRDTVTQPTLICWGEDDVALLPSTAGKSADYCEDGQLRIFPDASHWVHHERDEVTEALRRHLS; this is translated from the coding sequence ATGTCTGTCACGAAATCACCCTCGGCTGGAGATACTGCGATAACTACTGATGCATCGTTGCTCACCGATCGCGATGTCGAATCCACCTATCGCGACGTCAACGGCGTACAGTTACACGTCGTCGCCGCCGGTGACCCCGACGCCCCACTGGTCGTTCTCCTGCACGGGCATCCTGACTTTTGGTACGGCTGGCGCGAGCAGATCCGTTCGCTCGTCGATGCCGGACTCCGTGTGGTCGTCCCCGACCAACGGGGCTGTAATCTGAGCGAAGCGCCCGACGGGATCGATGCCTATCGACAGTCGGAACTCGTAGCCGACGTGCGCGATCTGATCCACAGTGAGGGACGGGAATCGGCTCACGTCGTCGGACACGATTTCGGTGGGTTCGTCGCTTGGAAAGTCGCACTCCGTCACCCCTCTCTGGTCGATCGACTCGGGGTACTCAACGTTCCACATCCGACAGTGTACCGAGATACGTTGCGATCCAGTCCCCGACAGATCGCACGAAGCTGGTACGTCTGGTTCTATCAGGTACCGAGGCTCCCCGAATGGATGTTGGCTCGGAACGATATGGCCAACATGGTGGATTCTCTCGAAATAACGTCGAACCCCGGAACGTTCACCGAAGAGACGATTACCAAATACAAGGCGGCTTGGCGCCACACCGGAATCGCGCCGAGAATCGACTGGTATCGTGGGTTCCGTCGTTCGGAGAATCCACCGCGGGACACGGTTACCCAACCGACGCTGATCTGTTGGGGAGAAGACGACGTAGCACTGCTCCCCTCCACGGCCGGAAAAAGCGCCGACTACTGTGAAGACGGTCAGTTACGGATATTTCCGGACGCGTCGCACTGGGTACATCACGAGCGTGACGAAGTCACTGAAGCGCTACGTCGTCACCTCTCGTAA
- a CDS encoding amidohydrolase family protein: MPQDILIHDATVLTVDEKNRLYRNGTVVVDEGTIREVRPSEPGDADAVAETVIDGSGRLVMPGLVNAHAHLELTALTGAFSEMSAGELFAEMTAVCERLGRGEYEYLVEAGCDLAALNFIRGGITTTNAMEALPSRGASAFGEAGLRGFFGPWISDLFWDIPEDEQFERARSFIEEYHGAYDGRIRATVCPHDDWSCSRDVWERTASLATEYPDLPVHTHLLELDASNTMARANDADDSLALLDEVGLLNERLVAAHVRVADEDDVERMAANDASVVHCPSIFCYWEPDGETDWTPVPSLREAGTTVGLGLDDHYWHDSSDLLGEARQTRLAANLSFGTNQFESMELVRMLTIEGARALGVEDELGSIEPGKRADLVVLDLSDPKFAPKTNVPALVANTATAGDVESTIVDGELLMHDHEVRSMDTRTVCEGAESAVERFMEDSDWEMDVGGANPPNHLRTVLDLPKRGPAHLVARLGLQRIKDRL; the protein is encoded by the coding sequence ATGCCACAAGACATCCTGATTCACGACGCGACGGTGTTGACCGTCGACGAGAAAAACCGCCTGTATCGAAACGGAACTGTCGTCGTCGACGAGGGGACGATTCGGGAGGTTCGACCATCCGAACCGGGCGACGCCGACGCAGTCGCCGAGACTGTCATCGACGGAAGCGGTCGGCTCGTCATGCCGGGGTTGGTCAACGCTCACGCCCACCTCGAACTTACGGCACTCACGGGCGCGTTCAGCGAGATGAGCGCCGGCGAACTGTTCGCCGAGATGACCGCCGTCTGTGAACGGCTTGGTCGTGGCGAGTACGAGTATCTCGTCGAGGCAGGCTGTGACCTCGCGGCGTTGAACTTCATCCGGGGCGGTATCACGACGACCAACGCGATGGAGGCTCTCCCGAGTCGCGGAGCCAGCGCTTTCGGGGAAGCCGGGTTGAGAGGCTTTTTCGGCCCCTGGATCAGCGACCTGTTTTGGGACATCCCCGAAGACGAACAGTTCGAGCGCGCCCGTTCGTTTATCGAGGAATATCACGGCGCCTACGACGGACGAATTCGGGCGACGGTTTGTCCCCACGACGACTGGTCGTGTTCTCGGGACGTCTGGGAGCGCACGGCCAGTCTCGCGACCGAGTATCCCGACCTTCCGGTCCACACGCATCTACTGGAGCTAGACGCCAGCAATACGATGGCCCGCGCGAACGACGCTGACGATTCGCTCGCGCTACTGGATGAGGTCGGACTACTGAACGAACGGCTCGTAGCCGCACACGTTCGCGTCGCCGACGAGGACGACGTAGAACGGATGGCAGCGAACGACGCGTCCGTCGTCCACTGCCCGTCTATCTTCTGCTACTGGGAGCCGGACGGAGAGACCGACTGGACACCAGTGCCGTCGTTGCGAGAGGCGGGTACGACCGTGGGGCTCGGCCTCGACGACCACTACTGGCACGACTCCAGCGACTTGCTAGGCGAGGCCAGACAGACCCGATTGGCGGCCAACCTCTCTTTTGGGACGAACCAGTTCGAGTCGATGGAACTGGTTCGGATGCTCACAATCGAGGGGGCGAGGGCGCTCGGCGTTGAAGACGAACTCGGCAGTATCGAACCCGGCAAGCGCGCTGACCTCGTTGTCCTGGATCTGTCGGATCCCAAGTTCGCCCCGAAGACGAACGTCCCCGCGTTAGTCGCGAACACCGCGACAGCCGGAGACGTCGAGTCCACGATCGTCGACGGTGAGCTACTTATGCACGACCACGAGGTTCGGTCGATGGATACCCGGACAGTATGCGAGGGCGCGGAAAGCGCCGTCGAACGCTTCATGGAGGATAGCGACTGGGAGATGGATGTCGGAGGAGCTAATCCACCAAACCACCTCCGCACTGTCCTCGACCTTCCGAAACGGGGACCAGCACATCTCGTGGCCCGTCTCGGTTTACAACGTATCAAAGATAGATTGTGA